The sequence below is a genomic window from Coffea eugenioides isolate CCC68of unplaced genomic scaffold, Ceug_1.0 ScVebR1_2842;HRSCAF=3944, whole genome shotgun sequence.
ATCAACCGATTATCACTAAAACCACACATACAACAttaattcaaaaatttggtgtctacaagctGTCCCCGGCTGAGATGGTTCAAAGCCTCATGGTGAGCACAGCTTCCACCTCAGCCTTTGTGGCCGAGATGACACACCGGTACTGTGCTCTGGTCGAGGAGCAGGACACCGGCAAGCTGCAAAATCAGATCTCCAAGTTGGAGAAGAAATTGGCGGTGTCCGAGTCTGAGAAGGCCGAGCTTCAAAGACAGCTTAAGGAGGCCGAAGCTAAGGGTGAGGAGGCCGAGGTTACAATGAATAGTCTCAGATCGGCCCTCGAAGAAGAGCAGAAGAGGGGGGACGAGGTGAAGAAGTCTCATGAGCAAGCCCTCAACAGTGTTGGGGCCTCGGCAGTGGACGCATTTCGGAGGTCTGAGGCCTTCACCAAGGATCTCGGCCAACTGCTCACACCAAACTTCATGTTCGGCTTCACGTCGGGTGTGGACGCGGCCGCAGCCCACCTCTCCTCCGAAGCCTTGGAGTCGTTGAAAGACAATGCCAGCTACAATGAGGACTCAAGGAGTTGTGCGACCGGATGGCCGAGGGCCTCCAGGCCGGAAGGAACTTGGCCGAAGTCCAGAACGAGTTCAACAAGTGGCTGTCTGAACTCGACGAAGTGTTCGAGGAGGGTGAAGAAGCTGGGGAAGACGAAGCCGGAAGGGGACATCGGCGAAGAGCATGGAAGAAGAACTTCACCCCGGCGGAGGAGAGTCCGGAGAGAAGGCTGCCCAGGAGGGAGCCGAGACGGGGAATGGAGCCGAGACTCTAGGCTCGTGGGCTTTAAAGGGGTGGCCGAGGTGGAGAGTGCTTAGTAGCATTCCGACCTCGGCCTTGTATTTTTTGTAACGCTCTTTTCTGTTGAATGAAAGCCTATTTCTTTTCATCTCAGcactttaatttcttgctttgaCTTCGTCCCTTGCTTGTCCCCCTTTATTTTTTAATAGAATGATGTTGAAAAATAACATAAGATCCGAAGTCATAACTTGATTTAAAATTCAAGCATAATACATTTTGAGGTTCTCGGCGTGCCAAGACCTCGGCACTAGTGAGCCATCTCGGTAGCTCAGTTTACAATATCCCTTAAGGTCAGATCCACAACTCGGTAAGGCCTTCCCATTTTGGGCATAATTTCCCTTGTGGTTCAGCTCGGCTGACTGAGTTTTTCCTAAGAACCAAGTCTCCAGGCTGGAATCTACGGTGTCTGACGCGGGCATTGTAATAGTGTGCCAGTGTGTTCTTGTAGGAAGCTATCCGGGCTGAGGCGAGGTCCCTTCGTTCATCGACGAGGTCGAGATCCAGCTGTCTCTCTTCGTTGTTCACCTCGGCGGCATAGGCTGCCAGCCGAGGGTTGGGGGTAAGGATCTCGGCAGGGATGACAGCCTCGGCTCCGTAGGTCAAAGAGAAGGGGGTCTCTTGCGTGGCTGACCTCGGCGTGGTCCGATAGGACCACAGGACACTGGGGAGTTCTTCGACCCAAGATGTTCCAGCTTGGTGTAGTCGGGTCTTGAGGCCATGCAAGAGAGTTCGGTTGAAGTTTTCTGCTTGACCGTTGGCCTGGGGGTGGCCTACTGAAGTGAAATGTTGTTTGATGCCAAGGTTTGTGCACCAAGTTTTAAAGGGGTTCTCGGCAAATTGTCTTCCATTATCCGAGATGATGACCTGAGGTATGCCGAAGCGGCAGACGATgcatttccaaaagaatttttgaattgCCAGCCCGGTGATGGTCCTCAGAGGCTTCGGCCTCAacccacttggtgaagtaaTCCACAGCGGTTACCAGGAAGGTATAACCCCCGACGGATCTGGGGAAAGGACCTATGATGTCTGTCCCCCATTGCTCAAACGGCCAAGGTGAAGTGATGGGAACCATGAAGTTTGCGGGCTGGTGATGCTCGGGTGCGTGGACTTGGCAGGAAGGGCAGCCGAGAACGAGGTCCTGGGCGTCTTGCCGAACTGAGGGCCAGAAATATCCAAGAAGCAAAGCCTTCTTGGCTAGCATTCTGTGGCCGACGTGAGCTCCACACAAGCCCTCGTGGATCTCGTGGAGGACGTGGCGTCCTGTCTCGGGAGTGACACACCTCAGCCAGGGGCCGAGGTAGGAGCGTTTGTACAGCTCTCCATCGCGGAGAGCGTACCGAGCCGCCTTGCGTTGTATTTTTCTCGCCTCGGCTCGGTCTTCGGGAAGGGCTCCTTGACCCAAGAAAAGGATGAACGGGGTCATCCAGGTTTCTTCAGAGTGCACGGGGCAGGCCACCTCTTCCACGTATCCTGGTTCACTCAGGACTTCCACTAAGACAGTTTTGTTGAGGTCAGAGAATGACGTAGAAGCCAGCCGGGATAAGGCGTCGGCTCACTTATTCTGGGACCGGGTATTCTTTGGATTTCGAAGGACTCGAAGTACGCGGTgagttggtgaactttggagAGGTACCGTTGCATGGTCTCATCCTTAGCCTCGTATTCACCAAGAACTTGGCGTACAACGAGTTGGGAGTCACTGCGGACGTGGATTTGCTGGGCGCCGAGCCTGCGGGCCAGCTGGAGTCCAGCAATTAAGGCCTCGTACTCGGCTTCATTATTGGTGGCTGGGAAGCCAAAGCGGAGGGCGTAAGAGCACACTTCTCCCTGAGGTCCTTCCAGGAGCAGTCCAGCTCCGCTGCCATCCCCATTAGAGGACCCGTCTACGTACAGCGTCCACGGGGAAGGGGTGGGAACCTCGGCACTGGCGGAGGTGGACTCTGGACCTTCCGTGAAGGTCAGTTCGGCCAAGAAATCAGCTAGGGCTTGAGCTTTTATGGCGGTGCGAGGCTCATACGACAGGTCATACTCTCCCAACTCGACAGCCCACTTGGTAAGGCGACCGGAAGCCTCGGGTCGCATCAATATTTGCCGAATGGGCTGGTCGGTCCTGACGGAGATGGGATGAGCAAGGAAGTAGGGCTTCAATCGCCGAGCTGCGTGGACTAGCCCCAGCACCAGTTTTTCCACCTGAGTGTATCGAGTCTCCGGCCCGCGGAGAGCTCGGCTGACGTAGTAGACTGGCACTTGGGTGCCCTCATCCCGGATAAGGACAGCGCTGACAGCCTCGTCGGTTGCGGCGAGGTAGAGGTAGAGTTTCTCCTCGGGCCGAGGTGAAGCGAGAGTGGGTAGGTGATGGAGATATTGCTTCAGCTTGTCGAAAGCAGCCTGGCATTCTTCCGTCCAGGCAAACTGATCGGCCTTCTTGAGCACCTTAAAGAAGGGCAGTGCTTTCTCAGCTGATTGGGACAGGAAGCGATTCAGCGCGGCCAGGCGTCCATTCAGCCGCTGGACTTCTCGGATGTTCCGAGGTGGGGACATGTCCTGAATGGCCTTGACCTTGTCGGGGTTGGCCTCGATTCCCCGGTGGGAAACCAGATACCCCAAGAATTTTCCCGAGGTGACGCCGAAGACGCATTTCTTAGGATTCAGCTTCATCCTCGAGTCTCGCAGGACACCAAAGACTTCCCTCACGTCTGACAGAAAGGATGAAGTGGCGAGACTCTTGACGAGGATGTCATCCACATAGGCCTCGACAGTGCGGCCGATTTGATTCTTGAAGAGTCAGTTGATCAGCCTTTGGTAGGTCGCCCCGGCGTTCTTTAGCCCGAAGGGCATAGTAGTGTAACAATAAGTGCCTCGGTCGGTGTAGAACGCCGTTTTTTCTTGGTCCTCCTCACTCATTCCTATTTGATGATACCCTTTGAAGGCATCTAGGAAGCAAAGGACTACATACCCCATCGCCGAGTCGACGAGGGCGTCTATCCTCGGCAGAGgatagcaatctttggggcaggcCTTGTTGAGGTCGGTGAAATCTACACACATTCTCCATCCACCGGTGTCCTTTTTTACCATGACTGGGTTGGACAGCCAGGTGGGATATTGGACCTCGTGGATCATCTTGGCCGGCAAGAGCTTATCGACCTCATCCGATATGGCCTTGCTACGTTCAGGGCCGAAGTGCCTTCGTTTCTGCCGCACAGGTCGGGCCTGTGGGTTAACGTTGAGTTGGTGAGTCATGAGCTCGGGTGGCATTCCGACCACTTCATCTGCGGACCACGCGAA
It includes:
- the LOC113757207 gene encoding uncharacterized protein LOC113757207; this translates as MKLNPKKCVFGVTSGKFLGYLVSHRGIEANPDKVKAIQDMSPPRNIREVQRLNGRLAALNRFLSQSAEKALPFFKVLKKADQFAWTEECQAAFDKLKQYLHHLPTLASPRPEEKLYLYLAATDEAVSAVLIRDEGTQVPVYYVSRALRGPETRYTQVEKLVLGLVHAARRLKPYFLAHPISVRTDQPIRQILMRPEASGRLTKWAVELGEYDLSYEPRTAIKAQALADFLAELTFTEGPESTSASAEVPTPSPWTLYVDGSSNGDGSGAGLLLEGPQGEVCSYALRFGFPATNNEAEYEALIAGLQLARRLGAQQIHVRSDSQLVVRQVLGEYEAKDETMQRYLSKVHQLTAYFESFEIQRIPGPRIMEVLSEPGYVEEVACPVHSEETWMTPFILFLGQGALPEDRAEARKIQRKAARYALRDGELYKRSYLGPWLRCVTPETGRHVLHEIHEGLCGAHVGHRMLAKKALLLGYFWPSVRQDAQDLVLGCPSCQVHAPEHHQPANFMVPITSPWPFEQWGTDIIGPFPRSVGGYTFLVIISDNGRQFAENPFKTWCTNLGIKQHFTSVGHPQANGQAENFNRTLLHGLKTRLHQAGTSWVEELPSVLWSYRTTPRSATQETPFSLTYGAEAVIPAEILTPNPRLAAYAAEVNNEERQLDLDLVDERRDLASARIASYKNTLAHYYNARVRHRRFQPGDLVLRKNSVSRAEPQGKLCPKWEGLTELWI